Genomic window (Pseudomonas sp. MM211):
GATGTGCGAGCCGACCGGGGTGGAGCCGGTAAAGGCGATCTTGGCGATGCGTGTGCTGGTAGCCAGCGCTTCGCCGGCTTCACGACCATAACCCTGAACGATGTTGAGCACGCCCGACGGCAGCAGATCGCCGACCACTTCGGCGAACAAGGTGATCGACAGCGGCGTCTGCTCGGCGGGCTTGAGTACCACGCAGTTGCCGGCAGCCAGCGCCGGAGCCAGCTTCCACGCGGCCATCAACAGCGGGAAGTTCCAGGGGATGATCTGCCCGACCACACCCAGCGGTTCGTGGAAGTGATAGGAGGCGGTGTGTTCGTTGATCTCTGCCGCGCTGCCTTCCTGGGCGCGGATGCAGCCAGCGAAGTAACGGAAGTGATCGGCGGCTAGCGGCACGTCGGCGTTCAGCGTTTCGCGCACGGCCTTGCCGTTGTCCCAGGTTTCCGCGACGGCGAGCAGTTCGAGGTTGGCTTCGATGCGGTCGGCAATCTTCAGCAGAACCAGCGCGCGATCCTGCACCGAGGTTTTGCCCCAGGCATCGGCGGCGGCATGGGCGGCGTCCAGGGCTTTGTCGATGTCCTTGGCGTCGGAGCGAGGGAATTCACCGATCACCGAGGCATCCACCGGGCTGGTGTTGGTGAAGTACTGGCCAGCGACCGGGGCGACGAATTCGCCACCGATGTAGTTGCCGTAGCGCGGCTTGAGGGTGACGACGGCGCCTGCGGTACCGGGTTTGGCGTAGATCATGACAGTTCTCCCAAGGACGGTTTCTTGTAGTTGTAAAGGAGTCGACGGTTCGACCGGAGCTCGCTCGAACTATGAGGCGAATTCATGTGGCCGACTTGACGCTAGGCGAGGCTGGCTGTTCTGCAAAGTCAAATTTCGCGAGCAGTCGGGGCCATGTCGTGATGAGTCAAATGGTGCGCCTCGTTTTGGTGCGGGTGTTTCCGAATGACTCGTTTTGGGGCTTTTGCAGTCGGGCGCGATTTGACCTTCTGTCCGCGGACCCTCCGTGCAGAGCCTGTCCAGTCGATCTTACGAAGGGCGGCGTGCTTCTTGCTTCCAGACATAAATTGTCACGAAGGAGGCGCCATGAGCTCCGTTCTCGCCCAGCCCGGTCTGTCTGCTGGTTTTTCCCTGTTATCCGGTGGGCAAACCAATAGCGGCGTCTTGGCGGCCGCTGCCAGCGGTCTGTGCGGTTTTATCGCAAAGCATGGTGGCGATGCGGATCGCATTCTTGGCGTCTCCGGTATCGACCCGGAATCGCTGCGCCACCCGACGCTAAGCCTGGCCCTGCCCAATTACTGCCAGGTTCTGGAAGAGGCCTCACGGCAATCCGGTTGCGACAACTTCGGCCTGTACTACGGGCAGCAGTTCAAGCCTCAGGCGCTGGGCTTGCTTGGCTATATCGGGCTCTGTTCAGCGACGGTCGAGCAGGCGCTGATCAATTTCTCCCGTGCCTTTCCCCTGCACCAGCGCAACAGCCTGATTCGCCTGGTGGATGAGGGGGAGTGCTACCGCTTCGACTATCAGGTGCGCCACGGTGCCATTCTCTGCCGCCGTCAGGATGCCGAGCTGACCCTGGGCATGGTGCTCAATCTGGTGCGTCACGTGCTCGGTCACCAGTGGGCGCCGCGGGCGGTGCATTTCGAGCACCCACGCCCCGAGCAATGGCATGAGCACTGCAAAGTCTTCGATGCGCCGGTGTACTTCGAGCAGCCTTTCAACTCGCTGCTCATTCCCAAGCGCGGCCTTGACCGCGCCATGCCGCAGAGCGACCCGGTACTTTTGCTGGTGATGCAGGACTCATTGAACCAGCTCAGCAACCTGAGCGGGCGAGGGGAACGCGATATAGCCGATGACGTTCGCGAGCAGATTCGTCAGCAGTTGCTGACCGGCGAACCCGTATTGGAGTTGGCTGCCGAACAGCTCGGCATGAGCAGTTGGTCACTGCAGCGTCGGCTGCGCGACCAGGGCCTGAACTTCTCGACGATGGTGGACAAGCTGCGCTGCGAGCTGGCCACTCACTACCTGCGCCAGCACCAGTTGCCCATCTCCAACCTGGCACCGCTGCTCGGTTACTCGGAGGTCAGCGCCTTCTCACGCGCCTTCCGCCGTTGGTTCGGCGTCAGCCCACGGCAGTGGCGGCATGACAGCGACGGCGTCGGCGGGCGCGCTCATTGAGCGACAGGCTCAGTGCGTGGCAACAACGGCTTTACCACGCAGCAGCTTGCTGATCGGCATGGCTATCACGTGGGTTGGTTTCTTGCGCGGCGCCCCGGCGCGGTGCTTGGGAGCGGTTGCTCTACGCGTGCCACGCGGGTGTCGTAATTTAGTCGGGCAACCAACACCGGCTTCATATTGTCCTGAGCCCAGAGACACATCTGTTCGGTAATTGCGGTGATGCTCTCACCCAGCTGCGTCAGCGAATACTCCACGCTGGGCGGCGCACTCGGATAGACCACGCGCAAGACCAAACCGTCGCGCTCAAGTAAACGCAGAGTTTGCGTGAGCATCTTTTGCGTCACGCCGTCCACTTGCCTGCGCAGTTCGCCGAAACGCATCGGCCCCGACGACAGTGAATAGATAACCAGCATGGTCCATTTATCCGCGAGCATTTGAATCACGCTACGCGACGGGCAAGTGACATCGTAAACATCACCTGCCCGTAGTTTGCCGATCTTGGCTCGAGGAATATGATTGAAGGTAGTATCCATTGGGTACCTATAGCACTAAAAGGTGCCTAATTTACAAAGGAGATCATGTCGCTGAGTATAGCTCCGCTAGCTCTATTTCAGAGCTTTTATCTGAGAAGCTAGAACCATGAAGAGCTTGATTCAATACCGCGTTGGTGGCCCTGAAGTCCTGGAGTTGATCGATGCCCCCAAGCCCGTTCGAAACTTCACCGAGGTGCTGCTGCGTGTGCACGCCGCCTCCATCAATCCGGTCGATTTGCTTGTGCGGTCGGGTGCATTCCCACTTTTGGGCGCAGCACCATTTGTACCGGGCTGGGACGTCTCCGGTGTTGTTGAAGAAGTCGATATTGGCTCTACGCGCTTCAAAGTGGGTGACGAGGTATTTGGCATGCCGCTGTTCCCGCGTGCCGCCAATGCTTACGCAGATTACGTTGCCGCGCCATCTCGTCACCTTTGGTTGAAACCGGCTCGCCTGAGCCACACGCAGGCCGCAGCGCTGCCATTGGTCGGGCTTACAGCCTTTCAAGCGTTGGGTGAAATCGCGCAGGTCGAACCAGGCCAGCGGGTGCTTATCCATGGTGGCGGCGGTGGGTTAGGTCACATCGCGGTGCAGATTGCCAAGGCGCTAGGGGCGCACGTCATCACTACAGCCAGTGCCGGCAAACACGACTTCGTGCGCAGTCTCGGAGCCGATGAGGTGATTGATTACCAGACCACCGATTTCACCACCGTGCTAAGTGATATCGATGTGGTGTTCGATACGGTTGGCCATGGATACGCTGAGCGTTCTTTGCCAGTGCTCAAACCAGACGGCATCGTCGTTACGTCCATGGGACTCAGTCACGGCCACATGCCAGCGCTGGCCGCCGACGCTGGACGACGCTTCTCCAGCATTGCCGTTGAGCCTGATAGCGCCGGCCTCCAGCAACTGGCTGCGTGGGTTGAGTCGGGTCAATTAACACCGCATGTCAGTCATGAGTTTCCGCTAAGTGAGGGCGCACAGGCGCATGCGCTGGTGGAGCAGGGAAGTACCACGGGTAAGGTGGTATTGAGGATTGCGTCGTGAGCGTGCAGTCGGCACCGGCGCTATCGCCGTCATGGCTGAATCAATTGGCACCAGACGC
Coding sequences:
- the qhpR gene encoding AraC-like transcriptional regulator QhpR codes for the protein MSSVLAQPGLSAGFSLLSGGQTNSGVLAAAASGLCGFIAKHGGDADRILGVSGIDPESLRHPTLSLALPNYCQVLEEASRQSGCDNFGLYYGQQFKPQALGLLGYIGLCSATVEQALINFSRAFPLHQRNSLIRLVDEGECYRFDYQVRHGAILCRRQDAELTLGMVLNLVRHVLGHQWAPRAVHFEHPRPEQWHEHCKVFDAPVYFEQPFNSLLIPKRGLDRAMPQSDPVLLLVMQDSLNQLSNLSGRGERDIADDVREQIRQQLLTGEPVLELAAEQLGMSSWSLQRRLRDQGLNFSTMVDKLRCELATHYLRQHQLPISNLAPLLGYSEVSAFSRAFRRWFGVSPRQWRHDSDGVGGRAH
- a CDS encoding winged helix-turn-helix transcriptional regulator, whose amino-acid sequence is MDTTFNHIPRAKIGKLRAGDVYDVTCPSRSVIQMLADKWTMLVIYSLSSGPMRFGELRRQVDGVTQKMLTQTLRLLERDGLVLRVVYPSAPPSVEYSLTQLGESITAITEQMCLWAQDNMKPVLVARLNYDTRVARVEQPLPSTAPGRRARNQPT
- a CDS encoding NADP-dependent oxidoreductase; translated protein: MKSLIQYRVGGPEVLELIDAPKPVRNFTEVLLRVHAASINPVDLLVRSGAFPLLGAAPFVPGWDVSGVVEEVDIGSTRFKVGDEVFGMPLFPRAANAYADYVAAPSRHLWLKPARLSHTQAAALPLVGLTAFQALGEIAQVEPGQRVLIHGGGGGLGHIAVQIAKALGAHVITTASAGKHDFVRSLGADEVIDYQTTDFTTVLSDIDVVFDTVGHGYAERSLPVLKPDGIVVTSMGLSHGHMPALAADAGRRFSSIAVEPDSAGLQQLAAWVESGQLTPHVSHEFPLSEGAQAHALVEQGSTTGKVVLRIAS